ttttgagaaatgagtaaaacaatgtcatgaaaatacgtttgtaaatgctaatttcatgacattgttttactcatttcccaaaaactacagcacctcagcacgtaatgttttcagggaagctttctgataccattatcttcaaactgtgtaagtttagtgtaaatctgtggacattgtgttttttgtcctacaacaGTTACATACACTCTttaatgtgactaaacagatcTGTGGAAGTTGAAGCTGTCATTTGAGTGAAAAGAAACTAGTAAACATCCTTCCTATCTGTTGTCAGGTATTGAACTTGCCAGATCCAAACTAATTGTTCCCGTTTTTCACaaactgaagcatttcaagcaAATTAAATTACTTTATTCAATACCATCTTTTGTAAGTTATGAGCCAATCTTATTTCCAATCTTAACGATGCTGTGCACACCCTTTAAGTGGCCcttaccaaaaaaaaacccacaacgGAACCATTCACagcgaaaaaaaaaccccataatTCCCTGTACATTATTGGTAAAGACAATCTACTTAACTAATTCATAACAAAAAAGGTTTCATATTTCAATCGATTGATTAGTTTATTAATCATCAAATTCATTACTAGCGAATCCACTGACCCCTAATCCCGTGACCTTAAATATCGAAGCAGCCAAGGGTTGCTCGTTTTTCACGATTTCATCGCTGATTCCTGCTCGAGAACAAGTCACGTAGAGTTCGTCCAGGTTAGGTCCCCCAAAACAACAGGAAGTTATGTTGGTTACTGGAAACATGACGGTTTGGAGCTTCTCACCTAAATAATTtcgagtaaacaaaaatatatacaaaaagaGTCCATGCTTTTAAATCGAATTGATATTATAAAGAAACCACAGTAagggccgagtcacactgcagcggtaacgaaaacaataacgatcacgacgtaaagagaacgcattctattagTTGACTTGCTCCACAGAGAATTCGCTCTAAACCAAAGGAATGCGTTtttttgcgtcgtgatcgttatcgtgtTCGTTATCGCAGCAGGGTCACTCGGCCTTAAAggtcatgtttttttctgatgTGCCCTTTATAAAGTTCGCGAGGGAACTGTTCCACATTCAGGAGGACAGAAAACTCAATTTCTTATATCCCAGATGCAACTATTAAAGTTGTTGTGGTCCCCGCTGCTAATTAATGAATTCAAACTGATTCCTACTATGAGTACAATATACCTGGGGTGTTTTCCCCGTCTCTGGAAAAGACCGAGTACTAGGTGCTTTTGTACACTGGAAGGGTTCAATACCCAAATAAAATATGGTTCTTTCCCAATATTTTGATAATGCTGAGCGTGCATACAAACCTGTGATAGGGTTGTAGCGATTCACTCTTGAACTGCTATAGCATCCTAGCCACAGCATTCCTTCAGTGTCGATACACATACCATCTGGCAAACCTTCCTCATCCGTAAGCTTAACAGCTGGTCGTCGATTAcctacaaaatatttataaagcatcattcataaataccttaaaCAGTTTCTCTAttcttattggtggagagcgcatcacgtggggtgtttaaacggttgataatgctGTTTATAACtagttgttttcggatacgcaTACTACGCACACGAATGCattatccgaaaactgtctcagtcataaaaatgcaacacacgtataCAGTGCTCAAAGACGTaggaaaacggataagtttttaCATAGTTCCATACTTTATTACGTCTTTTAACCAAAAAcgcatttatgaatggaataAAAGAGCAGTGACTCGGTTTTTAAACTGCCGttttaaaccttgcagggtcgtggccgtgcgataaaggcccgagccgaaggcgggggcctttatcgcacagcCCCGTCCTgttggttttaaacggcagtttaagaacgagtcgctacccttttattcccttattagtATAACTAATTTCCAAAATAACTGGGATGTCATGGTCGAGCGTTCAAGCGAACTGGACTCAAGCTTTCatgtttctggtcagcagagtgtgggttcgagtcccgtttGTGGCACTTTGTGTCCCCATGGAAGACACTTGACCACTCATAATTGTTTCcttctttggatgggacgtaaagctgtacgTCCTGTGAAGTGAAGGGGTTTGCCACAGTAATTCCGGCAGTGGCTGCATACATGCAAGAGTCTCATAATttaagacacttcaccattgattcatccttcggatgggacgttaagccgttggtcccatttgttatgtaatgcatgtaacccagtgcacttatcgaaaagagaaggggttcgccccggtgttcctggtccgatcggtaGCTAATTGCGCAACAAGCCTTGTACAAACATTACATGCAGTATCAGGATTAGGTCTCATCATTCAAAAACATGGTCCCAAATcatgcaggaaatactgtatgttaccaGTGCCAGGagatcactgagtgacggacacatgtgcgctatataagaagccacaattattattgttattaaaacatAGCTCTGCCTAtcctgttaaaaacaaacaatgggcACTGATGAGCACTACTTTGATGATCCAACCTACGGGATGTGATAAATTGCTATACAAGAACCCAGTGTTATTATACTGACAACCAATGAACACTGTGGTTACTTACTTATTTCACCAGTTTCTAGATTGAAGTCAAATGCCTCAATCATCCTGGTTAGGGAGTCAATGTAGTACATGATCTTATTATCAAGACTCCATGCAATCCCGTTGGAGATGTCTAGGTCTTCAGCATGTTTTGTGACTGACTTGTCAGGATGTAGACAAAAGAGGGAGCCCTGTTTTGGTAGGACGACGGCAGGACTTGACTCAGGCCCCATGGTTCCTATGTTGTATAAAGTTAGGTAGCGCAAGTTATTATTTAAGAACAGTACAATTAGTTGTTCAAAATAATGCAATCATTCCTATTCGTTATGCTATAGAAATAATAGATTAACTTACATccataatttatttcattattttttgctGACATCTTGCCCTTGATTTAATTGTGTACTATGTTGGGGCTCAATTTATTCAGCTGTGCTTGATGTTTCTCTCTAGTTAAAGGGGCACACCGGCTGAATTGGACCacaaaatagactaagataTGACTTCACAGGTCTTCCATGAATGGAGAAGAGCAGTGTCCCTAAAACAATCGTAAAATTTAGCCCTTTTTGGGCATTTTTCAAAAACCGTATGTCGCGTGATAGTTTGTACCACAAAGTGGTTAGAATAATCACGTGACCTTCCGAGttagttttaattttaattattattttttttttttttacaattattcaTGAGTGTATATGACAAATAAGACTACgtattcagattatggatataaattgtaaataatggtcaaaatcgaacgtaagattagcattcagagagtccgtgtcATCATGACCAACAGGCATATTGCTTTGTTAGAGGAATCTATAGGAAGATTAAGTGCATGCTTAATCAGGTTTATGGAACACGGGAACCATGCGTGCATCCCTTACAGTTTGCTTACAAACAAACAGTATAAACACACAGTGCAGCTTGGCTTTTACAACCCGATCCCTGAGTAAACAGGGTCATGTTGAGTAGACAGGGTCACCGTGTGGCTATTGTTCATTGGTTAAGCGGAATGCGCCACTACGTCATCGCCTCATGCCTGCTTTGTTCATGAAGACGGCCCCTTGTTATTTTAGTAGTAAGCAATTTGAATTTGATACATAAATGTTAACACTGTAAGCAAAATCTTGAGCAGGATGCATGAGGATTATGAATGTTTGACTATTTGCCAGATCAGTGTTTAGTTTAAAAGAAACAACAGACCAAAAGAAC
This sequence is a window from Asterias rubens chromosome 19, eAstRub1.3, whole genome shotgun sequence. Protein-coding genes within it:
- the LOC117302988 gene encoding regucalcin-like, which translates into the protein MVGTVIKTKSGKILLASKCRFAYLDWSTGALTTVAKVDKDLPNNRFNDGKCDAKGRFWAGTMGPESSPAVVLPKQGSLFCLHPDKSVTKHAEDLDISNGIAWSLDNKIMYYIDSLTRMIEAFDFNLETGEISNRRPAVKLTDEEGLPDGMCIDTEGMLWLGCYSSSRVNRYNPITGEKLQTVMFPVTNITSCCFGGPNLDELYVTCSRAGISDEIVKNEQPLAASIFKVTGLGVSGFASNEFDD